CTTATGCAGCAACGCACCTTTAGCGCAACTTTGTTGGGCTTGACCGCTTTTTTCACTGAGCCCTCTTACGGCAACAATCGCGCTTTGAGTGGCGGCTTCGGGACTCTTTCGCGCGCCTGCGTCGTATGTTCTTTGTTGCTAGTCACCGGCATCGCATCTGGTCAACAAGAGTCACGGGCTTCAGAGAGGAGGAGCAGTTCGCTCCCAGAAGCACCTTTGCCTCAATCGAACTCTCAAAACTCATCTGAGCAGGTGCCTAGCCCGGTGGGAGCAGCCACTGTCTCAGGCACCGTGCTAGACGCAAGCGGGGCAGCCATTCCAGGAGCACGAGTCAATGTAACGCGCAGAGACAAAACACTGTTCGGCAGTATCAAGTCCGGCGGGGCTGGTGAGTTCTCATTTAGAAGCGTCCCGGCAGGTTCGTATGTCGTGACGATTTACGCAAAGGGATTTCAGCCGTTTGTATCGACGGAATTTGTGGTGACGTCCAAACAAGACTATGCAATTCCTGCCATCGCCCTTTCGGTCGCAGCGACCGATACAGAAATCACCGTTCGTCCCACTGACGTGATTGCCGCTGAACAGATTAAAGCGGAGGAAAAGCAGCGTGTGTTCGGTATCGTGCCCAACTATCTCACAAGCTACACCTGGGACGCTGCCCCTCTAACGACGAAGCAGAAGTTTTCGCTTGCCACACACGACACCCTCGATCCGGTTTCACTTATAGGAGTTGGTCTCGGTGCCGGCATTCAACAAGCGCTTAACACCCATCCCGGCTATGGGCAAGGCGCGGCGGGATACGGCAAACGTTCCGCAGCTCTATTCGCCGATGGACGAACCAGTGACTATCTCAGCAATGCGGTGTTTCCCTCGCTGTTCCATCAGGACCCGCGCTATTTCTATCAAGGGAGCGGTTCTACAACGTCCCGCCTAAGCCACGCTCTCAGCAGCACAGTGATCGCACGGAGCGACACCGGGAAACCTATGCCCAACTACTCTTATTTTTTAGCGCTTCTGTGCTCGGGAGCCATCTCCAACGCATACTATCCCCACGGTGACCGGGGAGTCGGCCTAGTCTTCAGCACTGCGGCATTTGGTATGTTGGGAAAAGCTGGAGGAACTGTCATTCGAGAGTTCGTTTCGAAGCACGTTACCACAAATATCCCCGGTGAAGGCAAGCCATAGGAAGATCGAAAGATGATTCGCGTTCATCTCCCATTAAATGGTGGTGACTGACCAAGGCCTCTTAGGGGATGCACACTATGAACCTGTCGACACAGCTCACGTATCCGGGAATTGGCATTGCAGTGTTTGCCCAACAACTCTGCCTGCCGGTTCCGTCGATGGTGCTGCTCGTCACTGTCGGAGCATTGGCTGCGCACGGTCAGGAAGCTCTGCATATCTGGCTCGTCAT
The nucleotide sequence above comes from Tunturibacter empetritectus. Encoded proteins:
- a CDS encoding carboxypeptidase-like regulatory domain-containing protein; its protein translation is MSVIISPLSADAIQKLFEDKPLMQQRTFSATLLGLTAFFTEPSYGNNRALSGGFGTLSRACVVCSLLLVTGIASGQQESRASERRSSSLPEAPLPQSNSQNSSEQVPSPVGAATVSGTVLDASGAAIPGARVNVTRRDKTLFGSIKSGGAGEFSFRSVPAGSYVVTIYAKGFQPFVSTEFVVTSKQDYAIPAIALSVAATDTEITVRPTDVIAAEQIKAEEKQRVFGIVPNYLTSYTWDAAPLTTKQKFSLATHDTLDPVSLIGVGLGAGIQQALNTHPGYGQGAAGYGKRSAALFADGRTSDYLSNAVFPSLFHQDPRYFYQGSGSTTSRLSHALSSTVIARSDTGKPMPNYSYFLALLCSGAISNAYYPHGDRGVGLVFSTAAFGMLGKAGGTVIREFVSKHVTTNIPGEGKP